The sequence below is a genomic window from Nicotiana tomentosiformis chromosome 6, ASM39032v3, whole genome shotgun sequence.
TTTTATGAAATTACTTAACATAATATATTTtgccctatacagatagtcccttgaTTTCTGGTGACATAAGtttgtgttaccgggaagttgATAGAAATATTCTTTTTGGCAGAAATTTCTCTGACCCCATCTGAaaagcttctgacggttgattagacgcacgtctctccgcatttaatgccccgaacatgcgtcatcccacgattcaacataacttttgccggttatcgaggtaattatagTCACGAATTTAGCCgcctaaacctttacttatacgcatcagtCCCCTTTATTCACACCCCATAATTCTCCAAACTCCCTCAAACTCTCTTCATTCATTTTGCACCATGTTCTTCAACCTTTCTTTAATTTCCTTCATAAGAGAAAAGCTTTTCCTTCTTCTCTAACATATAATGGCTTTTTTTTGCAAAAAATCTCAGTTCTTCtaagaacaagaacaaagccgATGAAGCCGCTCCTCCTACAATGATCACTATCATCTGCAGAAGTCTTGTCACAactaaagacttcgaagagaaactTCCTTCTGCTAGCactcgtacatgggctgttagaagatatccttcttccatccctccttccaatattcctgctgtgaaggaagattgtcATTGCCAGAATTTAGACATTATAACTCCTGATCTGTCGGAGCGagtaaccttacccaagaagggttttacgtactTCTATACGTATCCGTTCACTTTGGGGATATTTTCTCTTAGTGGAGAGCTTGGCTACGTTATTgtggagttttgccttcgctaccaagtATGTTTGGCACAGGTGAGTCCCTCCGTGTGGAGGACTATTGCTTGCCTTCGGCGCCTGTGCCAAGAACGGGGGAGGAGCTATCCCTAGCTCACgcgatgaacctttattcccccaagatcttccTTAGGGGGATGATTAACTTCAACAAGCATGGCCATCATGCATTGATATCTAGCATGGATAATGATAACGaacgtgggtggatggaacagttTGTTTCAGTTTCCATTAATGACATCATCTTGGCCTCGACTCCGTCTTTCCCGGAATtgtggaaccgcactcgtaagtatATAGTTTGCTTTTGCTTCTGTTAAAGACCATTCCTCGTCATTAATAACTTTTCTCCCTTTATATGTATCACCGACTCGGTGGGTTCTCCCTAGGGTTGAGGGATTGGACCAATGGGTTCAAAAAATTTTGTACGTCACTACGCCCGAAACCTGCACGTGGAAAGAGCTGTCCctgaaatatgggtggaagggtaaaaatcatggtaatttgaACTCATCCTGTACTTATCTTTTCTTATGAGAAAGTTGTATGACTCTTCTCTCCTGTTGAATATAGATCTCCTAGGGCTCAGTTgtcgtccccgaggaggacgttttggtcGATCCTGCTGATGCATCGTGACTGCTGCAGAAGGCTTTTTCATATACAGGTGTCTCAGGGCCTGCTTCtggtgcaagtgcttcttctcggagtccccgaccggagaacaagcaaccaaaaagaaggcaTTCCTCCATGGCcgggaaagaaaataaaagggcAAAGAATgttgcccccgagtcatctccgaaATTCATGGTGACGAGCCCTCCGCCCGGGCCGACTATAGATACCGTGATGATTGACGATGATGGAGAAGTTAGCGAGGAAGAagattctctacatagaagatgacggccttcctcaactcaacatactgctcaatctgttgagttagttacaccaacaGAGGACGATACCTCGACGCTCTAGGGGGAGtttgaaatggtgaaaaatgccaacttccatttCCGGATCCCTGTCGCTGTGCCTGGTACTGTGGGGCTGACTTGTTGAGTACCGGGTCCCTGCCGTCTTCGAttgatgagcaaccaacaaccagcactgcgtTTGTCGCAACTGCTTCTCACCCTTCATTACCATCAGCTTAATCTCCTTCTTTGCCAACTCTtctaccagcaactgctacaccATCTCCACCGGCGGCATCTGTCCGAGAAGAGGATGTTCCTCTCCCCCAGCCCCTAGTTTACGAgaatttggggaaaaattatgctgccccctcgaaagatccacaaaggaggaggagcgttactctctcggtctccaccggatgcaacttgctatcccaactggtggaacttgctaactatctgaagtcTTTAGCTTCAGAAAAAGATTAGGAAAATATACAAGCTCactcgggagagtgcttgttgaacaatacCATGCACAACGCCGCAACAGTACAATCTTCATTTACTTTATCATTTCTCCTGTCTTTGATTTAGTAATAGCTTAAGTTCGCCTTCCTTGTTTTGCAGGCCAATAACCTTGCTTCCGAGGTCCTCCAGAGGTTGATTCGGGAAAAAGAAGAACTTACCTTTGGGCGGGATCAGTTTTTGGCCGAGCGGGACCAAACTGCTGCTCGCCTCTCAAAACTGGAAGCCAAAGCTGCTGAGGCCGTTGtgttggaggctcgtttgcagcaaaccGAGCAAGAAGTGGAAACCCTTAGCCAAGATATTGCCCCGCTGAGGCTTCAATTAAAgaggccaaggccaaatgggctgaagtccatggtgtcgttcttgctgcatccgatcgcgaggctgcctccgctgagaGATTGACCAACTTggaagcagccttgaactccaaaactgaagaggTTGCTCCTACGGGGGTGAAATATGACcaattggaggagaagtataTGAAGACCATTGAGCATAATAGAATTTTCAGCTCTACTGTCCACGAACTCGACGTTAGCCTCAAGTCCATTAGATtcgcccgggaaaacctttctgccgaggttaTCCAACTTAAAGAACTCAAGAGCCGAGAGGCTTCCCTTGTTGTTGAAAAACCATATGTTATGtataacatgaggagaaaaatcttggaagaggctaaagcggacgtcattgactttgatgccgaaatcgctAAAGCCCGTGAGCTAGAGTCAGCTGCCAAAAGGGGTCTCCCAGCAGAGCCTGATGCTTTTGATTCTTCTGGTTCTGGTTTTGAATCCTCGGAAACTGAAGAGGAACCGGAGGGCGAAGATATTGAAGGCCAAACTAATGAGAGTCAAGATATTGAGCCATCGGCGGATCTATCCACTTCCCTTGGGGGCGCGAACgcttctcttcctccgggttTCAGAGATGTAgcagtttagcttttcctttctcTTCCCAACTTTTGTACCTGTACCGTTTTTGCATATTTATTGTGAATAAAAACATCTTCTACTCAAGTATTGCATGAGTCTTTCTGCGTTCTTTTGTCtgaacatttatgcaagttttaatCTTTGGATTCTTTCTTGCTTAAGTgttttgcgcaagttttactATTTGCGTCTGATTATGTATGGCCTTGGGTGTATTTTCCCCCCCAAAGTATTTGGATTTCGGGCAGAAGTTATTCCGATATCAACCCTTTGTCGAGAggatttttataagagagggccctcttatatttacggtgctcatgaagaggacgtctcctattcattacggcactagcatttgaagtacttgtttaactttcaaatgacaaaatcaattcatcgttcagataagaaacaagatagaaataaaaggaatttactttattccttctatttttaaAAAGTGCATAAGCATTcattatgctaaaaagaaattgccatttcttgtggctaacttatacaacttgtttctacaggGCTGGCTGCGCAGTCCTCGATCACAATGATTCAACTGTGTTTTCAGTTTTCATATTTCGGtcgacgtggcagtcattgttgccgtATCCTTATATCGTTCCCCCAGTGTTTGAAtgtgaagaatgcgaattggaatacTGGAAGTTTTGCACCTTTGAGGactccactaatgaattgctagataatcttcagttcgGTAATAATCTTCACTTCCCCTtgggaatttatgctatcgatccaaagactatctaacaatcccctagtggtttgcacttgtgaacggtcgggtaacctttgcttGATAGCAAATTTAATTTCCCGGTGGAAattttgctatcgagccaaagattatctaactgcTCTGGAGTGGTTCTtcgcttgtgtgccttgctattaaaggtcttattgttgatgttgaaaccttcttcgtagtatgctttccgttgcttcctcgttaaaaaccttgccagaaaattccaattgggacaaaagctggacgaagggaaaaagagtgtagcacatactttcagtacaggAGATGTTCgtcagcaataatatctcttgaggtgtaCCACATTCCAGTTActtggcaacttttctccatcttgattctccaactcgtatgaccctttcccggtgacagctgaaacccgaTAGGGGCCTTCCGAGGCTGGATCTAGCTTCCCTGGATTGAGTtctcgggtgttttgagttactttccttagaaccaagtctcccactttaaaataatggaggttggctcttcgattataatatctttccattctctgcttttgggcCGCCATTCTTATATACATTAAGTCCCTGCGTTCATCGAGTAGCTCCAAGTTGACTAATATAAATATCTCAAGGTAGCTCTCCTACTTCCACTGGGATTAAGGCTTCTACTCCGTACACAAGGGAGAAAGGAGTTTCTCCTATGCTTGATTTAGCCGTTGTTCGGTACTCCCATAGCACTACAGGATGTTCCTCAGGCCATTTGCCTTTAGCCGCTTCcaacctctttttgagattttgtataatcactttgttcgttgattctgcttgaccatttgcactcggatgatagggtgaagaCATGAATTTTTTGATTTCAAGTCTTCAAAGAACTTTGTGATCTTTGCGCCTATATACTGTGGCCTATTATCacaggctatctcttttggtaatCCAAATttgcaaattatgttctcccacagAAAATCAACCACTTAACGttcgccgatcttctgataaggacatgcttcaacccacttagaaatatagtcagttaaaattaaaagacaTCTTACATTACCAGGGGCCGACGGTAGtggtccgacgatatccattccccacttcgtGAACGGCCATGGATATAGAACTGAGTGTAATAGTTCTGCAGGTTGATGTATCAGTGGTGCATAACGTTGACACTTATCGCATTTTTGCATGAAAGCTTTGGCATCTTATTCCATTGGGtgccaatagtatcctgcccttACCAGTTTTAGTACTAAGGTATCTGCGCCTCAGTGATTTCCACATATCTCTTcatggacttctcgcataacataattagcttcggaTGCTCCCAAGCATCGGGCCAGCGTACCTTGGGAAGATTTCCTTTATAGTTGGCCTCCTTTGAAGCTATATCATACTGCTTTGACACGCAGCACCCGGGATGCCTTGGAGTCTTCGGGCAACTTCCcgtgctcgagataatcgatgaTCGCATtactccagtcccagaccaaattagtcgtaTTTACCTCATAGTAGCTATATGCATCCAAAACCGATTGCATGAGCTGTACTACCGTCCCGGAAtccgatccctttattttcgTTGATGAATCGAGGTTagctaatgcatccgcttctgTATTTTCTtctctcgggatatgagtaatcgaCCACTGCCGGAATCGAGCAAGCAGAGCCTGAACCTTCACTACGTATTAttgcatgcgctcctctttgttttcgaagatcccgtagatatgatttaccaccagctaggagtcgcatttgatttttATGACCTCAGAATctagtccccgggccaattcgagtcctgcaatcaaagcttcatactcagCTTCGTTGTTAGTCAAAGGACCGTTCTTATGTCCTGACTTGGGCTTTCTCTCGAAGGCGTGGTTAATATTATGCCAAGCCCGGAGCCCTTTATGTTGGAAGCTCCGtctgtaaataaggtccaaactttCGATGTtgattctgacaccatcactgcttctttggttgccagaggcagcaatcccggactgaaatcggccacaaaatcagcaaaaacttgtgacttaatcgcagtcctaggtttatattctatatcaaattcactcattttgacgacccatttggccaacctaccCAAGAGTTCAGGTTTGCGAAGGATATTCTGCAGGGGAAAGGTGGTCACCACaactatcgggtgacattggaagtaaggCCTCAGCTTCCAAGCagcaactacgagagctaaggccagcttctCCAAATGCGGGTAGCGAGTTTTTTCTCCCGTTAAAATTctgctaacgtaataaatatgAGATTGTGTACCTTTGTTCTCACGGACTAAAATGACACTTATCGCTACCTCCGAGACTGCTAGGTAGATTAACGATTTTTCACCTTCCCCCGGCTTTGATAATAATGGAGAActtgacaagtaccttttcaaatccctcaaagcatgctggcattccggggtccattcaaagtttttttctttttgagcagcgcGAAGAAACGGTGGCATTTCTCTGATGATGGGGAAATGAACCCGCTCAAAGCGGCCAATCTCTCTATGagcctttgaacctcttttacgcttgatagttggtccgggatgtcttcgatagctttgatcttatcggggtttacctcaatacCCCTTTGTGACACCAGAAATCCTAGGAACTTGCCGGAGCTGACCCCAAACACGCACTTtttggggttaagcttcatgttatgctttcttaggatgtcaaaagtttcttgcagatgcttaagatgatcacctgcgttAAATACTTAACAatcatatcgtctatataaactttcaTAGTTTTCCCTATCTGTTTTTAAACATCTTGTTTATGAGtcattgataagtggctccgacgttctttagcccgaagggcatcacattttagcaatatgtgccgaaattggttatgaacgaagttttttccttaTCCTCCAGGTTCATATCAATTTGGTTGTACTcgaaataagcatcgaggaaactcattagctTGTGCCCGACtgtcgcatcaatcatttgatcgatgtttggtagTGGGAACGAGTCCTTTGGGCGCATtttattcaagtccttataatctacgcacaagcgaaatttattgttcttcttagtaactactactacgttagctagccagtctggatactttacctctcggatcaaACCGATATCAAGTAGGTGAGATagctcttctttgacgaatttatttatGGCCTTTgcaatagggcatttcttttgtcttaccggagggatgctgggatccaagcttaacctGTGTACGACCACTtccgtcgggatacctgtcatatccgcatgcaACCACGCAAAATAATaggcattaaatttaagaaattcaataaacccaaacctgagctcggggtgcagtcctgttcccaagtggaatttcctctccaagaactttACAAATAACATGACTTGCTCAAGCTCTTTTGATGTGGACTTCGTTGCGTCTGCCTCTTTTAGTACCTGGAAGTATCTTGGCACCTAATAAGATTCTGACGTTTCTTCCCCTAGTTAACTTCACTTGATTCGAGAGGAGGCGTTGGTTCTGGTAATTGCTATGACGCATGCTCCTCCatttgctactggagaccgaaatcTCATTCATCTTCCTTGCCGCCGATTGATCGCCCATAATCTGCTTAATCCCTTCGGGAGTTGAGAATTTCAGCAATTGATGATACGTTGAAGGCAcgactttcatctcgtgcaaccatggtcttcccaGAATAATGTTATAACCTATATCACCATCCACAACTTTCAACATTCGTAGGTAGCAGGATCTCTCCTTGGGTTGTCCCGtttgcgaggttgaatccggctAGGAGTTTTGTagccggaatgatgcttccggtaaGTTTGGCTTGCTCCAATACCCTCTATTATATGATATTGGCCGAATTTCCTAGATCCACCAGAAcacgtttgattttaaaatctagtACATTTAAATAAATTACCAATGCGTCGTTATGCGGTAGCAATAGTCCGTCTGcatcctcctccgtgaaagtgatgtcaTCTCAGCAACTTCCCGGAGACTCTTGCTATGGGTTACTAAATACCTTTATCTTCTTTGCTACCGAGAAGGTAACCCCGCTGATCTCGTTCCCcctgaagatcatgttgatcgtctggCACGAGGGATCTTCTCCTATTTTTGAGGGCTCCGCGTTATCACGGTtgcgaccgtaattgttcttGGCAGGGTCACTTATGAATtccctgagatggccattttttAGTAGTGTTGCCACCTTTTTACGCAcatgtcggcagtccccagtccggttGCCACTAGTCCCACGGTATTCGCACCACAAATTGGGGTCTCTCTGGTTGGGATCAGACCTCATCGGTTTCGGGAActgtgcttctttaatgttcctcatagccaATACCAACTCTACTACACTGACGTTAAAGTTGTATTATGATAGCCTAGGATATGATCTGATGTTTCGTTGTCCTGCAGTGATCTGTTATTCTGACCGCAAGCAGTTCTTCTATCGGTAATGAACCTGTATGCCGACCAAAAACCTCTGCCACGTCCTTcttcgtagggcaaaaaccgtCCCCTTGAAGACCGTCTATCTGTGTCGAAatcgtcttttgatttttctttattcttctcccgacCTTTTCCTGATGCAGGAAAGCCAATCTGATCATCTTCAATCCTTATCTTGGACTCATACCAATTGTGAATATCTACCCAAGTCATCGCTTGGAACTCAAACAAGCTTTCCTTCAAGTTCCAGGAAACATCAGAACTTCTCGGATTTagacctttggtgaatgcttcagccgcccattcatctGGATtagccgggagcaacattctttccttttggaactGAGTGATGAATTCCTGTAGCAACTCCTACTCTCCTTATGCAATtatgaatatgtcggccttttggGCCTACCCTTTCTGGCCCCGACATGGGCCTGAATAAAAGAATAcatgagcatctcaaaggaagCTATGGAATGCTCAGGCAACATCGAATACAACATCAAgactcccctcgtgagagtctctccaaatttcttcagcaaaacagattcaatctcgtAGGGAAATAAATCCTTCCCCTTCAccgccgttgtataggtggtaatatgctcatgAGGGTCTGAAGTCCCATTATATTTCGGCACGTCGGGCATTTTAAACTGCTTCGGGATTAATTTTGGTGCCGCGCTTGGTTTGTACGAAAATTGAGTATATTTCTTTAAGTCCGGCCCTTTCAGCACTGGTGGTGCACCTAGGATTTGGTTCATGCGGGTGTTCACTTCACTCAAAACCGTAAGAGTTCGCTTTTGAAGTGATCACTCTTGTTGTTGTGATAGGACCCGCTCCCTCTGGCCCTATCGAAGCCAACctcgcccctcggggtgttgttgtcgaccctctgcattGTTTGATTCGAGGGAGCACTGGGAGGAGCTGGACCTTGTCCTTTTGCGTTATTAGAAGCACTCGACAATGCTCGCTTTagttccgtcataaccttatcctgttgtgtgagatggcctagaatgacctCCTGTTTCTCCTGCAGAACCCTTACCGCTTCAACAACATGCTCctcttcagcatcatcgggagtcgcCTCCCTCATATGTCATGGGTACCGCCTGCCATGGACCAGCGTGGCATCGTTTCCCTTAttgcgggtatcactgattgaATTCTCGTGCTGAGGGTGGTCTCCTTGGGCTTCAAGATTATGTGTGTTATTAACACCATTATCTGctattttctatgatttttttctaagaacaaataatcaaaacATATTAATAAAAGAGGTAAGGACCAACTTAATTACatgactgtctaggccccacagtgggcgccaaactgtttacccgtaaaatagtacaattgaatttatacgtgattctagataagtgaattaatttgattctGAAATAATACAAGAATTGaataaatatgcaatacttagccttaagatGAAAATGAAATAGCAGGAACAATAgttccgggagcagagcttccgggCATAACAACAACGAAGTCGaaaagcaagaagataaaattgtataaagcttagAATAGATTATAACataagtttgctagaaaattcgtgtcctttacaatgataacagagctcactatttatagttgcacctagggaacaaggtcctaagaTCATGCTCttctttaatatcaattatgagggccattgaagaatgtgtaacagtGATCATGAATGACAAATTCTATGTAACGGGCAGTGTActaaatgctgtagaatattctccattaaatgctaccaggTGGCAAGCATTTATTACATCTTTATGAGCATCATTCTTTACGGTAACAAATGGAACAATTGTCTTTGGTTTTAGCTATCCTCTGCCTGTGTCACTCTTTTATGCAATTACTTAACATAGcatattttatcctatacaaAAGTATAGACCATGTTTTTGACTACCTATTAGTCtaatcttgtaacgacccgaccggtcgttttaattTTTGGATCCCCATTTCCCTAATAAAGACTCCCCGTACATgcctttactgttttatgacttgcggggatggttggttcagggttgaaagggttcggattgaaatcggaacacttagttccttaagagTGGCCCATAATGACCATGTTTGACTTGAgttaaaattttgagtaaatgacctcggaaccaAGATTtaacggtcccaataggtttgtatgatgattttggacttgggcgtgtattcggatcgggtttcggatgacccgggagtgtttcggtgcttaatgttgaaagttggcgcattgaaggtttttcatgttctttaagtttggtttggtgTTATCGGGgttgcaaaatttggcgtc
It includes:
- the LOC138894598 gene encoding uncharacterized protein, producing MVKNANFHFRIPVAVPATATPSPPAASVREEDVPLPQPLVYENLGKNYAAPSKDPQRRRSVTLSANNLASEVLQRLIREKEELTFGRDQFLAERDQTAARLSKLEAKAAEAVVLEAQAKAKWAEVHGVVLAASDREAASAERLTNLEAALNSKTEEVAPTGVKYDQLEEKYMKTIEHNRIFSSTVHELDVSLKSIRFARENLSAEVIQLKELKSREASLVVEKPYVMYNMRRKILEEAKADVIDFDAEIAKARELESAAKRGLPAEPDAFDSSGSGFESSETEEEPEGEDIEGQTNESQDIEPSADLSTSLGGANASLPPGFRDVAV